GGTGGTCGGGGTAGGACACGAACACGCTGAGGTCGCGGGTGACCAGGCTGGTCGGCCCGAGGCCGGTGCGGGCCAGGCAGGCGTCGACCGCGGGCCCGATCCCGCGGAAGGCCGTCACGGCGCCCGGACCGGACAGGGTGCTGACCCGCGAGTCCAGCGCCAGGGTCGGCGCGACGAGGAACGCCGTCCCCGGCACCGGGCCCGCGTCCTGCGGCGCCTGGTCCACCTCGAGCGGCGCCAGCAGGGTGGTGTCGACGTCGAGGGGATCGATGCGCGCGCGGGCCTGGGTCGGGTCGAAGGTGTCGTGGGTGTCGCCGACCAGGACGCGGCCGGTGGTGTCGGTGACCGTCACCGGCCCGTCGTGCTGGCGCGCCAGCCGCGCGACCAGGGCCTCGGCGCCGGTCCAGGAGCGGTGCGTCGCGGCGTAGCCCACGAGCGCGTCGTAGGTCTGGGCGTCGGCGTGCAGCGACTCCTGCTGCTCCTCGTGCACCGCCACCGTGGTGGCCCGGACCGTGGCCCAGGTCGCGGCGACCACCGCCACCAGTGCGATGACCGCGCCGAGCGCGAAGAGGCGGACCGAGAGGCTCACGGCGCCTCCGGGGCCAGGGCGTAGCCAACGCCGTACACGGTCCGGATGAGCGCGGGGTCGAGCTTCTTGCGCAGGTTGGCGATGTGCACGTCCACGGTGCGCCGGGACACGAAGTCCTCCGCGCCGTGCAGGTGGCGCAGCAGCTGGTCGCGGGTGAAGACCCGGGCCGGCTCGGAGGCCAGCAGCTCCAGCAGCGCGAACTCGCCCGGTGTGCACTCCACCGGCTGGTCGCGGAAGACCACCTCGTGGCTGGCCGGCCGCACGGTCAGCGCCCCCACGCTCACCGGCGGCCGGGCCGCCTCGGTGCCGGCCAGGCGGCTGCGCCGCAGCAGGGCCCGGCCCCGGGCCATCAGCTCGCGCGGGCTGTAGGGCTTGGTCAGGTAGTCGTCGGCGCCGAGGTCCAGCCCGCGCAGGAGGTCGTCCTCTCCCGCGCGGGCCGTGAGCATCAGCACGGGCAGCGCCTCGGTCTCCGGTGTGGCGCGCAGGACCCGGCACACGTCGTGCCCGTCGAGCGCCGGCATCATCACGTCGAGGATGAGCAGGTCCGGCAGGCTGGTGCGGACGGCCTCGAGGGCCGCGCCGCCGTCGTGGACGACGGTGACCGAGTGGCCCTCCGCAACGGCGTACCGGCGGATGAGCTCGGCCTGCTTGGGGTCGTCCTCGGCGACCAGGATGCGCGCCACTGGAGGCAGTGTGTCAGTCGCTGCCGAACGTGCCGAGCAGGCAGGCGTCCTCGATGGCGGCGTTGTCGTCGGGAACGTCGTAGCCGGCGCGGTAGGTCCAGTCGAGGTTCTCGTCGTTGAGCAGGCGCACGTGCTCACCGTGGTCGGCCAGGCAGGCCACGTAGGTCTGGGCCTGGGCGGCGAAGGTCGGGTTGGTCGCCGCCTCCAGCGCCGGCGGGTAGACCGGGTCGACCGAGGCGCACGCCGCGCGGGCGTCGGCGGGCGGCGGCCAGGCCAGGGTGACGCCGTACGTCGGGGACATGTTCTCGGCCGGGACCGGACGGGCCTCGGCGTCGGGGTCGATGGTCGGGGCGCCCGCCTCGATGAGGCAGTCGGTGTAGGCCTGCAGCAGCGCGGTGCGGTGCGCGCTGCCCTGGCTGGTCACGTCGCTGACGTGCATGACCGGCCGGGCACCGGTCCCGGCGGCGGCGTTGATCGCGGTCGGTGCCTCCGCCGGCATGGCCACGGCGGCGGCCGGGGTCAGGAGCAGCGCGAGCGGGGCGAGGGCGAGGAGTCGTGTCGTCTTCATGGCCCCGACTCTGGCGAGCGGTTGTCAGGAACTGGTCAGGACGCTGTCCGCGTCCTGCATGTCCTCGACCGCCAGTGCCGCGAAGACCATCGCCGAGCCCAGGGGCGCGCCCGGGCCGGGGTAGACCGGGCCGAAGACCGAGGCCGCGGTGTTGCCCGCGGCGTACAGGCCCACGAGGGCGCTGCCGTCCTCGCGCAGCACCCGCCCGCGGGCGTCGGTGACCAGGCCGCCCTTGGTCCCGAGGTCGGAGAGCACGAACCGGGCGGCGTGGAAGGGCGCCTGGTCGCAGGGCGTGAGCGCTCCGCCGAAGAACGTGTCGTACTCGTCCTCGCCGCGGTGGAACTCCTCGTCGACCCCCCGCGCGGCGTCCTCGTTGAAGCGCGCGACCGTAGAGGCCAGGTCCGGGGCGCCGATCGCCTCGGCCAGGGCCTCGATGGTCTCGGCCCGCACCCACGTGCCGGCGGCCAGGTGCTCCTCCGGGTCGCCCTCCGGCATCGCGATGGCCGGGAGCCGGCCGTCCTCGCGCGAGTCGAAGACGAACCACGACGGCACCCGCTCCGGCGCCCGCGCCATCTCCCGGCCGAACCGGTCGTAGGGCAGGCTCTCGTTGGCGTAGCGCCGGCCGCGCTGGTCGACCATCAGCCCGCTGCGGAACCCGAGCGTGAACGACCCGCCACCGTCCGGCTGCTCCAGCCCCGGGCAGAACCACCCGAGCGCCGAGAAGTCCGTGGCCGCGCCCAGCGCGACCGCGGCTGCGAGCGGCTCGCCGGTGTTGGTCTGCCGCGGCGCCATGGTCCACGCCGTCCGGCCCGGGACGCCGTGCTCGTCGCGCATCGCCTGGTTGCCCTCGAAGCCGCCCGCGGCCAGCAGCACCCCGCGCCGCGCGCGCAGCTCGACCGGGCCCTCCGGCGTCATGGCCGCGACGCCGACGACCCGGCCGTCCTCGCTCAGCAGCCCGGTGACCGGCAGGTTGGTCCGCACCTCGCCGCCCTCGCGCAGCACGACCGTGGCCAGCCGCGCGATGAGCGCCTGACCGCCGCTCAGGGTGCTCCGGCCGCCCTCGCCGACCCGGTCCCGCTCCACCGGCGGTCGCACCAGGGCCGCCACCTCCTCGGGCAGCTCGGCGCGCTTGGTGCTCGTGGGCTGGATCGAGCGGCCGAGCGGCACCCGCCCCGGCGCGTCGTAGTACTCCGAGAACGGCAGCCACTCGAAGTCCAGGTCCGGGTCGTCCTCGAGCTGCGCCACCAGCCGCGGCGCCGTGGCCAGGAAGGCCTCCACCCGCTCCTCGTCGGGGTCCTCCAGCACCGCCGCGAGGTAGGACCGCGCCCCCTCGGTGGAGTCGGCGATCCCCGCCCGCTGCTGGACCTGGCTGCCCGGCAGCCAGCACGCGCCGCCGGAGTACGCCGACGTGCCGCCCAGCTTGTCGGTCTTCTCGACCACGCACACGCTCAGGCCGGCCTTGGCCGCGAGCGCCGCGCCCGTGAGCGCCCCGCCGCCGGAGCCGACCACCACGACGTCCCAGGTGTCCACGGACGGATGGTAGAACGTGTTCTAGTCCGGGCGGTACGTCGCGACGAGCACGCCGCTCGCCGTCGACGTGGCCTCGACCAGCCGCAGCCGGTGCGCGTCCGGGGCGTCGCCGAACAGCCGCCGGCCCGACCCGAGCACCACCGGGTGCACGAAGAGCAGCAGCTCGTCGACCAGGCCGTGCTCGAGCAGCGTGCGGACCAGCTGCCCGCTGCCCATCACCACGAGGTCCTCGGTCTCGCGCAGCCGCGCCACCTCGGCGGCCACGTCGCCGGCGACCTGCACCGAGTGCGGCCAGGCCAGGTGCGGGTCGGAGGTGACGACGTACTTGGTGGTCCGGTTGAGCCCGTCGCGGAACGGCCCGCCGGCGCCGTTCCAGTGCGTCAGCACGTCGTCGTAGCTGCGGCGGCCGAACAGCCACGCGAAACCGGGCCGCATCGCCCGGCCCATGGCCGCCCCGGGCTCCGGGTCGTCCGCGGCGGCCATCGCCCAGCCGCCGTGGCGGAAGCCGCCGCTGGGGTCCTCGTCGGTGCGCGCCGGACCCTGGAGGACACCGTCCAGGCTGAGGTGCTCGACGACCAGGAGGCTCACAGCCGGGCCAGGGCCTCGCGCATCGGGTCCAGGCCGAGCGAGCCGAGGTCCAGGGCCGCGCGGTGGAAGGCCTTGAGGTCGAAGTCGGCGCCCTGGCGCTGCCGGACCTCCTCGCGGGCCTGGAGCCAGATCCGCTCGCCCACCTTGTACGACGGGGCCTGGGCCGGCCAGCCGAGGTAGCGGTTGACCTCGAAGACGATCATCGCGTCGTCCATCCGCGCGTGCTGGCGCATGAACTCGAGGCCGAGCTCACCGGTCCAGCGCTCGCCGGGGTGGAAGCCGAACGGGTTGTCGCGCGGGATCTCCAGCTCCAGGTGCATGCCGATGTCGACGATGACGCGGGCTGCGCGGAAGCCGTTGCCGTCGAGCATCCCGAGCTTGTCGCCCGGGTCCTCGAGGTAGCCGAGCTCGTCCATCAGCCGCTCGGCGTACAGCGCCCAGCCCTCGCCGTGACCCGAGACCCAGCACATGCTGCGCTGCCAGCGGTTGAGCACGTCGCTGCGGTAGAGCGTCTGCGCGCACTGCAGGTGGTGCCCGGGCACGCCCTCGTGGTGCACGGTCGTGACCTCGCGCCAGGGGTAGAAGGTCGTGATGCCCTCGGGCACCGACCACCACATGGCGCCCGGGCGCGAGAAGTCCTCCGACGGAGGGGTGTAGTAGATGCCGCCGTCCTGGGTCGGCGCGAGGCGGCACTCGATGCGGCGCACGGGCTCGGGGATGTCGAAGTGGGTGTCGGCCAGCTCGTGGAGCACCTGGTCGGCGCGGTCCTGCATCCAGGCCCGGAACGCCTCCTTGCCCTCGATGGCGCGGGCCGGGTCGCTCTCCAGGTGGGCCTGGGCGTCGCGGATGCTCGCGCCCGGGCCGACCAGGTCGGCCGCGATCGCGAGCATCTCGGTCTCGATGCGGTGCAGCTCCTCCCAGCCCCAGGCGTAGGTCTCGTCGAGGTCGATCTCGGTGCCGAGGAAGTAGCGCGAGTCCCGCGCGTACTGCTCGCGTCCGACCGCCTCCTTGTCCCGGCCGCGCAGGGCCAGCTCGTCGGAGAGGTACGCCGCGAGCTCGACGTACGCCGCGCGCGCGCCGTCGGCGCCGCGGTCCAGCTCGGCCTTGAGCGACGCCGGCACGTCCTCGGCCTGGCCGATCAGCTGGCCGAACACGTCGCCGCCCGGCGCGACCCAGCCGCGCATCAGCTTGGCCGCCTCGACCAGCTGGCGGCGCGGGCTGACGTGGCCGTGCGCGGCCTCGTGCTCCAGCGTCGCCCGGACGTCGGTGAGGGTGGCGGGCACCGCGGCGAGCCGGTCGCTGATCGCGCTCCAGTCCTCCTCGGTGCTGGTGGCCATCAGGTCGAAGACCTCGCGGACCGCGTGCGCGGCGGAGTCGATGACGCTGACCAGGGACTGGCCGCGGTGGGCGTCCATCTGGGCCAGGGTGGTGTCGGCCCGCTCCAGGAACGAGCTGCGGGCCACCTCCTCGCGGGGGTCGCTCGGGGTGGCCCGCTCCATGGCCGCCCGCGCGTCGCGGAGCAGCTGCTCGCGGTGGGCGTAGCCGTCGGGCGTGAAGTCGGTGAGCTCGTGCTCGTGGCCGGGGATCCCGGCGAAGGTCGCGGTGATCGGGTCGGCCGCGGCCAGGTCCTCGACGTAGCGCTCGGCGATGTCGTCTGCTTCTCGCACCACTGGAACCTAATGGGCGCGACGCCCCTTCGGCCATCGGGAAGAATGGGTCGGTCATGTCCACCGAGCAGCTCGCGATCAGCTACCCCGCCGAGCTCCCGGTCAGCCAGCGCCGCGACGACATCGCCGCGGCCATCCGCGACCACCAGGTCGTCGTCGTCGCGGGCGAGACCGGC
This genomic window from Nocardioides anomalus contains:
- a CDS encoding FAD-dependent oxidoreductase; translated protein: MDTWDVVVVGSGGGALTGAALAAKAGLSVCVVEKTDKLGGTSAYSGGACWLPGSQVQQRAGIADSTEGARSYLAAVLEDPDEERVEAFLATAPRLVAQLEDDPDLDFEWLPFSEYYDAPGRVPLGRSIQPTSTKRAELPEEVAALVRPPVERDRVGEGGRSTLSGGQALIARLATVVLREGGEVRTNLPVTGLLSEDGRVVGVAAMTPEGPVELRARRGVLLAAGGFEGNQAMRDEHGVPGRTAWTMAPRQTNTGEPLAAAVALGAATDFSALGWFCPGLEQPDGGGSFTLGFRSGLMVDQRGRRYANESLPYDRFGREMARAPERVPSWFVFDSREDGRLPAIAMPEGDPEEHLAAGTWVRAETIEALAEAIGAPDLASTVARFNEDAARGVDEEFHRGEDEYDTFFGGALTPCDQAPFHAARFVLSDLGTKGGLVTDARGRVLREDGSALVGLYAAGNTAASVFGPVYPGPGAPLGSAMVFAALAVEDMQDADSVLTSS
- a CDS encoding response regulator transcription factor, translated to MARILVAEDDPKQAELIRRYAVAEGHSVTVVHDGGAALEAVRTSLPDLLILDVMMPALDGHDVCRVLRATPETEALPVLMLTARAGEDDLLRGLDLGADDYLTKPYSPRELMARGRALLRRSRLAGTEAARPPVSVGALTVRPASHEVVFRDQPVECTPGEFALLELLASEPARVFTRDQLLRHLHGAEDFVSRRTVDVHIANLRKKLDPALIRTVYGVGYALAPEAP
- a CDS encoding DUF885 domain-containing protein gives rise to the protein MREADDIAERYVEDLAAADPITATFAGIPGHEHELTDFTPDGYAHREQLLRDARAAMERATPSDPREEVARSSFLERADTTLAQMDAHRGQSLVSVIDSAAHAVREVFDLMATSTEEDWSAISDRLAAVPATLTDVRATLEHEAAHGHVSPRRQLVEAAKLMRGWVAPGGDVFGQLIGQAEDVPASLKAELDRGADGARAAYVELAAYLSDELALRGRDKEAVGREQYARDSRYFLGTEIDLDETYAWGWEELHRIETEMLAIAADLVGPGASIRDAQAHLESDPARAIEGKEAFRAWMQDRADQVLHELADTHFDIPEPVRRIECRLAPTQDGGIYYTPPSEDFSRPGAMWWSVPEGITTFYPWREVTTVHHEGVPGHHLQCAQTLYRSDVLNRWQRSMCWVSGHGEGWALYAERLMDELGYLEDPGDKLGMLDGNGFRAARVIVDIGMHLELEIPRDNPFGFHPGERWTGELGLEFMRQHARMDDAMIVFEVNRYLGWPAQAPSYKVGERIWLQAREEVRQRQGADFDLKAFHRAALDLGSLGLDPMREALARL
- a CDS encoding dihydrofolate reductase family protein; this encodes MSLLVVEHLSLDGVLQGPARTDEDPSGGFRHGGWAMAAADDPEPGAAMGRAMRPGFAWLFGRRSYDDVLTHWNGAGGPFRDGLNRTTKYVVTSDPHLAWPHSVQVAGDVAAEVARLRETEDLVVMGSGQLVRTLLEHGLVDELLLFVHPVVLGSGRRLFGDAPDAHRLRLVEATSTASGVLVATYRPD